From Corvus hawaiiensis isolate bCorHaw1 chromosome 13, bCorHaw1.pri.cur, whole genome shotgun sequence, one genomic window encodes:
- the RSL24D1 gene encoding probable ribosome biogenesis protein RLP24 codes for MRIEKCYFCSGPIYPGHGVMFVRNDCKIFRFCKSKCHRNFKKKRNPRKMRWTKAFRKAAGKELTVDNSFEFEKRRNEPVKYQRELWNKTVDAMKRVEEIKQKRQARFIMNRLKKSKELQKAEDIKEVKQNIHLLRAPHAGTPKQLEDKMVQKLQEDIPMEEDS; via the exons ATGCGCATCGAGAAATGCTACTTCTGCTCGGGGCCCATCTACCCGGGACACGGCGTCATGTTTGTGCGCAACGACTGCAAG ATATTTAGATTCTGCAAATCAAAATGCCACAGAAACTTCAAAAAGAAGCGAAATCCCAGAAAGATGAGATGGACTAAAGCGTTCCGTAAAGCAGCTGGCAAAGAACTGACAGTG GATAATTCATTTGAATTTGAAAAACGTAGGAATGAACCTGTGAAATACCAGAGAGAGTTGTGGAACAAGACTG tgGATGCAATGAAGAGAGTGgaggaaataaagcaaaaacgCCAAGCCAGATTTATTATGAACAG atTAAAGAAGAGCAAAGAGTTGCAGAAGGCAGAAGACATCAAAGAAGTCAAACAGAACATCCACCTTCTTCGTGCTCCCCATGCAG gtaCACCAAAACAGCTGGAGGACAAAATGGTGCAGAAGCTACAAGAGGATATACCTATGGAAGAAGACTCTTAA